AAAATAACGACAATCGATATGGGCTGTATTTTTTAAATTGTAAAATAGCCTCAAGCCCCATTTCAATAATAATATTTGGCGCATTTTCAATTTTTGTCATATGTTCCTGAATTTTCTTAGCGCTCAACCTGCTTTTCGTAGGATAAATTTCTACATCTTCTAAGCTGTCTACTTGGAATTTCCGTTTATTTTTACTAGTCAAATCAAGTCCCTCTAAATGCCAACTATTTTTTTCTTTGTAGAGATGTACCAAGTAAAATTTTATTTGTATCAGTTTTTTTTCTTCATTAATAGTTAAAATTAAATAACGATCAATTAGAAAAGTTTGAATTAATTTTTCTAAGATTGGATGAGGTAAATCGGATAAATCAAGTAAATCAGGATTGTAAGGATTGGTTCCTTCGAACAATAGCATTTGGTTTAAATTGACTAAATCATCTTGCTGATTTTCTGGAATTAGACCGATTAACTTTTCAGCTAATGACTGGCGGCTACTTAAATAAGGAAGCTGCTGGTTTCTCGTTGCCATAAATGCAATAAAAAGAGCCTTCACCTCATTGTTAGTGAAACGAATTGCGGGTAAAAAAGAATTGTTCATGACAAAATAGCCACCACTTCTTCCAACTTCTGATACCAAAGGAATACCAATAGTCTCTATTTCATTAATATCTCTAATCGCCGTTGATCGAGAAATATTAAATTCTGACATAATTTCGGAAATAGTAAAATGAGCACGATTGTTGATATAACGCATCATAGTATTAATTCGTTCTACCTTATTCATCAATTCCTCCTAAACAGTATCATTTTTTGACATGGTTTAAAGTTATTATATACTTATCAAATGAAAAAAGAAAACATTTGAATTAGTAGGCTAGTTCTTTTGAGCCAACTCTTCGAAAAGAAGATAAAATCCCCTCAAAGTAAAAAGATACTTTGTGTGTATTTTCCTATCTTTTTGTCAGAGCTAATCGGCTCAACGAACTTTTTAATAATTAAAGAAAAGAGGATGCGACATGTCAAATTATGCATTAGAGGAAAAAGAAAGTTTTACAATTCTAG
This Carnobacterium maltaromaticum DSM 20342 DNA region includes the following protein-coding sequences:
- a CDS encoding helix-turn-helix transcriptional regulator, encoding MNKVERINTMMRYINNRAHFTISEIMSEFNISRSTAIRDINEIETIGIPLVSEVGRSGGYFVMNNSFLPAIRFTNNEVKALFIAFMATRNQQLPYLSSRQSLAEKLIGLIPENQQDDLVNLNQMLLFEGTNPYNPDLLDLSDLPHPILEKLIQTFLIDRYLILTINEEKKLIQIKFYLVHLYKEKNSWHLEGLDLTSKNKRKFQVDSLEDVEIYPTKSRLSAKKIQEHMTKIENAPNIIIEMGLEAILQFKKYSPYRLSLFYINPFQTKALLKIVVDVTKQAELVEMANWLLFLGEDMHIKKLPKEIEDYIQTKKLVNR